The Cyclobacteriaceae bacterium genome includes a region encoding these proteins:
- a CDS encoding o-succinylbenzoate synthase — protein MALKASFFKRTFTFSFKARTSRGAMTQKDSWFLKIWDSAHPEVIGVGEAGPLPGLSHEKPEEVEAELYTIIEALSKVSVDNLKSLEEISTFMKGGGYHSSVIFAVETALLDLKNHGRRQIFDNEFLKGQSIPINGLVWMGGLDFMLQQVSIKLEEGFSCVKLKVGGLNFEKELDILQFIRRKYFRDVITIRLDANGSFKPEQALYKIMDCSRYDVHSIEQPLRAGSPYLAELCKQSPIPIALDEELIGLNTRDEKIELLERIKPPLIILKPSLHGGLLGCQEWITLAEERGIGWWMTSALESNIGLNAVAQFTANYHVTLPQGLGTGSIYDDNIPSPLQVKKGSLRYNSQENWDMSEFN, from the coding sequence ATGGCGCTTAAAGCATCCTTTTTTAAGAGAACATTTACTTTCTCATTCAAGGCCCGAACCTCCCGGGGCGCCATGACTCAAAAGGATTCATGGTTCCTAAAGATATGGGATTCAGCTCACCCGGAAGTCATCGGTGTTGGTGAGGCGGGTCCGTTGCCTGGCCTTAGCCATGAGAAACCGGAAGAGGTAGAAGCAGAACTTTATACCATCATTGAAGCGCTATCTAAAGTATCTGTTGACAACCTAAAATCTCTTGAGGAGATCAGCACCTTTATGAAGGGGGGCGGATATCATTCTTCTGTGATATTCGCTGTTGAGACGGCATTACTCGATCTTAAAAATCATGGCAGGCGACAGATATTTGACAATGAGTTTTTAAAAGGTCAGTCCATTCCAATTAATGGCTTGGTGTGGATGGGAGGTCTTGATTTTATGCTCCAGCAAGTCAGTATTAAGCTGGAGGAAGGGTTTTCATGTGTCAAACTGAAGGTAGGCGGTCTTAATTTTGAAAAGGAGCTGGATATTCTTCAGTTCATCAGAAGAAAGTACTTCAGAGATGTGATAACGATTCGACTGGATGCAAACGGATCTTTCAAGCCTGAACAGGCATTATATAAGATTATGGATTGTTCAAGGTATGATGTTCATTCCATTGAGCAACCATTAAGAGCTGGATCTCCCTATTTGGCAGAGCTTTGTAAGCAATCTCCAATACCTATCGCGCTTGATGAAGAATTAATTGGATTGAATACCCGCGATGAAAAGATAGAATTGCTTGAAAGAATAAAGCCACCTCTGATTATTCTAAAACCTTCCCTTCATGGCGGACTTCTGGGATGTCAGGAGTGGATTACGCTGGCGGAGGAGAGAGGTATAGGATGGTGGATGACTTCTGCCCTGGAAAGCAATATTGGCCTGAATGCAGTTGCTCAATTTACAGCCAATTATCATGTTACATTACCCCAGGGGCTTGGAACCGGGTCCATTTATGATGATAATATCCCTTCACCATTGCAGGTAAAAAAGGGGTCCTTGCGCTATAATTCCCAAGAAAATTGGGATATGTCTGAATTTAACTAA
- a CDS encoding S-adenosylmethionine:tRNA ribosyltransferase-isomerase yields the protein MKNLPPINIQDYNYDLPEQSIANYPLERRDQSKLLKYHEGKITHSDFSQLPDLLPDKAILFFNNTKVIPARLLFEKDTGASIEVFLLQPIQPSVLLSVNLQSKEPVTWKCAIGNLKKWNENLVLTRKTDTIILNARLKERDQNLVEFSWQPSSVSFAEVVQHIGAIPLPPYIKRKDEASDKERYQTVYSKMEGAVAAPTAGLHFTDEVLAALKSRGYATDFLTLHVSAGTFMPVKAENALDHNMHDEQIILTRQNIENLLKGNRKVIAVGTTALRTLESLYWHGVRLISNPAAPFVVEKLQPYQTDGELPSLEKSLEAVLIYMDQHKTDTITGQTSIFIFPGYIFRLTDGLITNFHQPSSTLLLLVAALIGSDWKKVYQEAISKKYRFLSYGDSSLLLRS from the coding sequence ATGAAGAATCTTCCTCCCATCAATATTCAGGATTACAATTATGATCTTCCTGAACAGAGTATAGCAAACTATCCACTTGAGAGAAGAGATCAATCCAAACTTTTAAAATACCATGAAGGAAAAATAACGCATTCAGATTTTTCACAACTACCTGATTTACTGCCTGATAAGGCGATTCTGTTCTTTAACAACACTAAAGTAATTCCCGCGCGACTTCTCTTTGAAAAAGACACAGGAGCCTCCATAGAAGTCTTCCTCCTTCAACCCATTCAACCTTCGGTACTCCTTTCAGTTAATCTCCAATCAAAGGAACCTGTTACATGGAAGTGCGCCATCGGAAATCTCAAAAAGTGGAATGAAAATCTTGTCCTTACAAGAAAGACTGATACCATAATCTTAAATGCAAGACTGAAAGAGCGTGATCAGAATCTTGTGGAATTCTCCTGGCAGCCCTCATCTGTTTCATTTGCAGAAGTCGTCCAGCACATCGGCGCTATCCCCTTACCACCTTATATAAAAAGGAAAGATGAAGCTTCGGATAAGGAACGGTATCAAACCGTGTATTCAAAGATGGAAGGTGCAGTGGCAGCACCTACTGCAGGTCTCCACTTTACGGATGAAGTTCTTGCGGCCTTAAAATCAAGGGGTTATGCAACCGACTTCCTGACACTCCATGTTAGCGCAGGAACCTTTATGCCCGTAAAAGCTGAGAACGCCCTTGATCACAATATGCATGATGAACAGATCATTCTTACCCGTCAAAACATCGAAAACCTTCTAAAAGGCAATAGAAAAGTAATTGCTGTTGGAACTACTGCTTTGAGAACTCTTGAAAGTCTTTATTGGCATGGGGTTCGATTGATTTCAAACCCGGCTGCTCCATTTGTTGTAGAGAAACTTCAACCTTATCAGACTGATGGAGAGCTTCCATCATTGGAAAAATCACTGGAGGCAGTGCTAATATATATGGACCAGCACAAAACGGATACTATCACAGGTCAAACTTCTATCTTCATTTTTCCCGGATATATCTTCAGATTAACGGATGGATTGATCACCAATTTCCACCAGCCTTCCTCAACATTACTCCTCCTGGTTGCTGCATTGATAGGTTCTGACTGGAAGAAAGTCTATCAGGAAGCTATTAGCAAAAAATACCGTTTTTTGAGCTATGGAGACAGTTCTTTGCTGCTCAGATCCTAA
- a CDS encoding High-affnity carbon uptake protein Hat/HatR, producing the protein MSQSVEELPGAPLQVSVDNPFPGLRPFKIEESHLFFGREGQSDEVLLKLSKSRFVGVIGPSGSGKSSFIYCGVLPILYGGFLTDTSPNWEVIVTRPGANPIDNMAESLLGSTKEYNLADPEDKKIKRTIVSTLLRSSSLGLVEAIQQSRRSADVNYLILVDQFEELFRFKDSTDPNSINETLSFVNLLMEAVNYEDSPIYVAITMRSDFIGDCAQFPELTRKINDSHYLIPQMTRDQKRRAIDGPVAVGGANIAPRLTQQLLNDLGDNPDQLPILQHALMRTWSYWTRFKDYDGEPLDLKHYEAIGTMREALSMHANEAYDELDEEQQRICEIMFKAITEKRGENFGIRRPTRLNEIAAIADVSENDVAAVIDKFRAPGRSLVTPAYGVVLGSKSMVDISHESLMRIWVRLKNWVDDEADAVQMYLRLAEAATQYQVGKAGLWRPPDLQLALNWQAKHRPTLVWGQRYNPAFERTMIFLEYSKKEWETEQRIKELEQKRRLQRARTTATVFGVLAVIALIALVYAFVQQSVAEANAVEAKRQEALAKKQEALATENAKEATRQAEIAKQEAENARIANAAAQVARADAEEKRKQAEENLIRATKAEAEAKASAAIAVQKQKEAEVAQAAAERAEARANRMRYIAQAKAMSVKSKELDSDPELEALVAQQAHKFNDKYQGNPYDNDVYNGLYKALDNPKFNDPLTRNLAGHKKGAARALVTRVQSKEIYSGGSDGRILRWTHTAGFWTADTVMVGRTDYQVYALDLSPDGNTLVAGGATTGDLTKNYIEVYDLKNKGTAPKKVMGFSGVETLIYSAKENGVYVRDQAGMSIKFTDFNTVREVIKPKEKIHSIAMSNDGKRIAGAGATGTLYIWDVTNNYAEKIAFKNASDITAIAFAPDNRRIVFGDEEGQVRVIYEDATLPARVLTGHEAHIEQIVFNNAGNFLATTSRDHSVRMWNWNKLSDNPIVMKDEGQDYWVWSATFTPDDEQLMIGVHNNSEKSSETIHVWPTKIETMANSLCGYVGRNMTREEWNNNVGEDLTYERTCDNYPANNK; encoded by the coding sequence ATGAGCCAATCAGTAGAAGAACTACCAGGCGCACCTCTGCAGGTCAGTGTCGACAATCCATTCCCCGGGTTACGGCCGTTTAAGATTGAAGAAAGTCACCTTTTCTTTGGTCGTGAAGGACAAAGCGATGAGGTACTCCTCAAGCTTTCCAAAAGCCGGTTTGTGGGTGTTATCGGACCGTCTGGAAGCGGTAAATCCTCTTTCATTTATTGCGGGGTGCTGCCGATTCTTTACGGTGGGTTCCTCACAGATACCAGTCCAAACTGGGAGGTAATCGTTACCCGACCGGGAGCTAATCCGATCGACAACATGGCAGAGTCATTGCTTGGCTCAACCAAAGAATACAACCTCGCTGATCCTGAAGACAAGAAGATCAAGCGCACGATCGTTTCTACTTTGTTGCGAAGCAGCTCGCTCGGATTGGTAGAAGCCATTCAACAATCAAGAAGATCAGCAGATGTAAACTATCTGATCCTGGTCGATCAGTTTGAGGAATTATTCCGTTTCAAAGACAGCACTGATCCCAACTCTATTAATGAAACGTTGAGTTTCGTTAACCTGTTGATGGAAGCTGTTAACTACGAAGACTCCCCTATTTACGTAGCCATTACCATGAGATCCGATTTTATCGGAGACTGTGCACAATTCCCAGAACTAACAAGAAAAATCAACGATAGTCACTACTTGATTCCTCAAATGACCCGCGATCAGAAACGTCGCGCCATTGATGGACCAGTAGCAGTAGGTGGAGCAAACATTGCCCCACGATTGACACAACAGTTACTTAATGATCTTGGTGATAACCCGGATCAATTGCCAATTCTGCAGCACGCTTTGATGCGTACCTGGAGTTATTGGACAAGGTTTAAAGATTATGATGGTGAGCCACTCGACTTAAAGCACTATGAAGCGATTGGTACCATGCGCGAGGCGTTGTCAATGCACGCCAATGAAGCGTACGATGAGTTGGATGAAGAGCAACAACGTATTTGCGAAATCATGTTTAAGGCCATCACAGAAAAACGTGGTGAGAACTTTGGCATTCGTCGTCCAACACGATTGAATGAAATTGCTGCGATTGCTGATGTATCTGAAAATGATGTAGCAGCAGTCATTGATAAGTTCCGCGCACCTGGACGTTCATTGGTAACTCCTGCTTATGGAGTAGTACTCGGCTCCAAGTCAATGGTAGATATCTCTCACGAAAGTTTGATGCGTATCTGGGTTCGACTTAAGAACTGGGTGGATGATGAAGCGGATGCCGTTCAGATGTATTTACGTCTGGCAGAAGCCGCCACTCAATACCAGGTAGGCAAGGCAGGTTTATGGAGACCACCTGATTTACAACTTGCTCTTAACTGGCAGGCGAAGCACCGTCCTACCCTTGTGTGGGGACAACGCTACAATCCTGCATTCGAAAGAACCATGATTTTCCTGGAGTATTCCAAGAAGGAATGGGAGACAGAGCAACGTATTAAAGAACTTGAACAGAAACGACGCCTTCAACGCGCACGTACGACTGCTACCGTATTTGGTGTGCTAGCCGTAATTGCGTTGATCGCATTGGTATATGCGTTCGTTCAGCAGTCAGTTGCTGAAGCGAATGCTGTTGAAGCGAAGCGACAGGAAGCATTAGCAAAGAAACAGGAGGCACTGGCTACCGAGAATGCAAAAGAAGCAACCCGTCAGGCAGAGATTGCCAAGCAGGAAGCGGAAAATGCACGTATCGCGAATGCTGCTGCACAGGTTGCAAGAGCTGATGCCGAAGAAAAACGTAAGCAGGCTGAGGAGAATCTAATCCGTGCTACGAAAGCGGAAGCAGAAGCAAAGGCAAGTGCTGCGATCGCCGTTCAAAAGCAGAAGGAAGCTGAGGTTGCTCAGGCCGCTGCTGAACGAGCGGAGGCTCGTGCAAATCGAATGCGTTATATCGCCCAGGCAAAAGCCATGTCGGTTAAATCAAAAGAACTTGATAGTGACCCTGAACTGGAAGCTCTCGTAGCACAACAGGCTCACAAGTTCAATGATAAATATCAGGGAAATCCCTATGATAACGATGTATACAACGGTTTATACAAAGCACTTGATAATCCTAAGTTCAATGACCCATTGACAAGAAATCTTGCAGGTCATAAGAAAGGTGCTGCCCGTGCGCTGGTTACCCGAGTGCAGTCGAAGGAGATTTATTCCGGAGGTAGTGACGGACGGATTTTGAGATGGACTCATACTGCCGGCTTCTGGACTGCCGATACTGTTATGGTTGGAAGAACAGACTATCAGGTATACGCTCTGGATCTAAGTCCGGATGGAAACACCCTTGTAGCCGGAGGAGCAACGACGGGAGATCTTACCAAGAATTATATCGAAGTCTACGATCTGAAAAATAAAGGAACAGCACCTAAGAAAGTGATGGGCTTTTCCGGTGTAGAGACATTGATCTACTCAGCGAAAGAGAACGGTGTCTATGTTCGTGATCAGGCAGGCATGAGTATTAAATTTACAGATTTCAATACTGTTCGTGAAGTAATCAAACCTAAAGAAAAGATCCACAGCATTGCGATGAGCAATGATGGAAAAAGGATCGCTGGAGCTGGTGCGACTGGAACACTGTATATCTGGGACGTGACAAACAATTATGCTGAGAAGATTGCATTTAAGAATGCATCTGACATTACTGCTATTGCTTTTGCACCTGACAATCGTCGTATTGTTTTTGGTGATGAGGAAGGTCAGGTACGTGTTATCTATGAAGATGCGACGTTACCAGCGCGTGTTCTTACAGGTCATGAAGCCCACATTGAGCAAATCGTCTTTAACAATGCTGGCAATTTCCTTGCAACCACAAGCCGCGATCACTCTGTTCGTATGTGGAACTGGAATAAGCTTTCTGATAACCCGATTGTGATGAAGGATGAGGGTCAGGATTATTGGGTATGGAGCGCAACCTTTACTCCGGATGATGAGCAACTGATGATCGGCGTTCATAACAACTCGGAAAAATCAAGTGAAACAATTCACGTATGGCCAACCAAGATTGAAACCATGGCGAATTCACTTTGCGGTTATGTCGGTAGAAACATGACAAGAGAAGAATGGAATAATAATGTTGGAGAAGATCTAACGTACGAAAGAACGTGTGACAATTATCCGGCAAACAATAAGTAG
- a CDS encoding PorT family protein — MKKLYLLFLVLGAAYTNVLAQNINCSQVLRLARSQYEQGRLHEMPALMEGCLNDKSGKGFTKEERREAYRLLTLAYIYLEEPEKADESMLALLNTDHFFQINNSLDPAEFIALYNKFRHDPVYWLSLKFGVNVTQPSVSGNYYVGSHAANAGKYALSPNIQLALAFEKDILNKWLPNKLSVAPEVGYVARSFGYSNPNLALSDETSSPISSQTFEFSQSWIDLNVMVNYKLRNTQNYKSYIGIGPGVSYLLSSTVQASTVLGNGFTVTGGSVIDKTSYKQLVYSINAAIGAKLKFGDVYVLGEVRYQYGLNNIVDPAHRTNQEIAFDYQGQYNDTRLSNLSISIGVAYPYFKPKKLIK; from the coding sequence ATGAAGAAACTTTACCTTTTATTTCTTGTTTTAGGAGCAGCATACACAAATGTTCTCGCACAGAACATTAACTGTAGTCAGGTATTACGCCTGGCGCGCTCACAATATGAACAGGGAAGATTGCATGAAATGCCAGCTTTGATGGAAGGCTGTTTGAATGATAAGTCAGGCAAAGGGTTTACAAAAGAAGAAAGAAGGGAAGCCTATCGCCTTCTTACCCTCGCCTACATATATCTGGAAGAGCCGGAGAAAGCAGATGAGTCGATGCTGGCATTGCTTAACACCGATCACTTCTTTCAAATCAACAACTCATTGGATCCTGCAGAGTTCATTGCATTGTACAATAAGTTTCGTCACGATCCAGTATATTGGCTTAGCCTGAAGTTTGGTGTAAATGTTACTCAGCCATCAGTTTCCGGTAATTACTATGTTGGAAGTCACGCTGCGAACGCTGGCAAATACGCACTTAGTCCGAACATTCAGCTGGCACTTGCATTCGAAAAAGACATTCTGAATAAATGGCTTCCGAATAAGTTGTCAGTTGCTCCAGAAGTAGGGTATGTTGCCAGAAGCTTTGGATACAGCAATCCCAATCTTGCGTTATCAGATGAAACCTCCTCTCCCATCAGCAGTCAGACCTTTGAGTTTAGTCAAAGCTGGATTGATCTCAATGTAATGGTGAATTATAAGTTGAGAAATACTCAGAATTATAAATCATACATCGGAATCGGGCCTGGCGTAAGCTACCTGTTGTCATCAACGGTTCAGGCAAGCACGGTATTGGGAAATGGATTTACTGTAACGGGGGGAAGTGTCATTGATAAGACATCCTACAAGCAACTGGTATATTCCATCAATGCTGCAATCGGAGCAAAATTAAAATTTGGAGATGTTTATGTGTTGGGAGAAGTGCGATATCAGTATGGATTGAACAACATAGTAGATCCTGCACATCGGACCAATCAGGAAATTGCCTTTGATTATCAGGGTCAGTACAACGATACAAGACTTAGCAATCTGAGCATAAGTATTGGTGTAGCCTATCCTTACTTCAAACCGAAAAAACTTATTAAGTAG